One window of Staphylococcus chromogenes genomic DNA carries:
- a CDS encoding YbaB/EbfC family nucleoid-associated protein: protein MRGGGNMQQMMKQMQKMQKKMADEQEKLKEEKVEGTAGGGMVKVIVSGHKEVVDVQINEEVVDPEDVEMLQDLVLAATNEAMSKADDLTAERLGKHTKGLNIPGMM from the coding sequence ATGCGCGGTGGCGGAAATATGCAACAAATGATGAAACAAATGCAAAAAATGCAAAAGAAAATGGCAGATGAGCAAGAAAAATTAAAAGAAGAAAAAGTCGAAGGTACTGCGGGTGGCGGTATGGTGAAAGTAATCGTATCTGGTCATAAAGAAGTGGTCGACGTTCAAATTAATGAAGAAGTGGTAGACCCTGAAGATGTAGAAATGTTACAAGACCTTGTATTAGCTGCAACAAATGAAGCAATGTCTAAAGCGGACGACTTAACAGCTGAACGTTTAGGTAAACATACTAAAGGGCTTAACATCCCAGGAATGATGTAA
- the dnaX gene encoding DNA polymerase III subunit gamma/tau, which yields MNYQALYRMYRPQSFEDVVGQTHVTKTLKNAIAKNKQSHAYIFSGPRGTGKTSIAKIFAKAMNCETRSDGEPCNECASCVGITQGTNSDVIEIDAASNNGVDEIRNIRDKVKYAPSQSKYKVYIIDEVHMLTTGAFNALLKTLEEPPAHAIFILATTEPHKIPPTIISRAQRFDFKAINTNHIIERLRYVAESQNIAYDEEALAFIAKVSEGGMRDALSIMDQAIAFGDERLTLKDALDVTGSLDESDLNALFNDVVQGDVHAAFERYHRFVSEGKEVNRLINDMIYFVRDTIMVKTTGETPTFDALVAFDLEVLYKMIDIINDTLVSIRFSVNQNVHFEVLLVKLSEMVKEVSQTGEVVVNHAPSETNDAMMRRMEALESELRTLKSQGVTAPSAPSKPKPSMRRGGHATYSVEQIAKVLDKANKEDIARIKERWADVIQYAKDRDQKSLVSLLQNSEPVAASEDKVLVKFEEEIHCEILKKDNEKKASVENVVRDIINKSVEVVGVPADKWMQVRSDYIDQRKQGHSKSATTTQPQQDNVVQKAKDLFGEETVHIIEDET from the coding sequence GTGAATTACCAAGCATTGTACCGGATGTATCGACCGCAAAGTTTTGAAGACGTCGTCGGTCAAACGCATGTCACAAAAACATTAAAAAATGCGATTGCGAAAAACAAACAATCCCATGCCTATATTTTTAGTGGCCCAAGAGGCACAGGAAAAACGAGTATTGCCAAAATATTTGCAAAAGCGATGAATTGTGAAACACGTTCAGATGGAGAACCCTGTAATGAATGTGCCAGTTGTGTGGGGATTACACAGGGGACCAATTCAGACGTTATTGAAATCGATGCTGCAAGTAACAATGGTGTAGATGAAATCCGAAATATACGGGATAAAGTTAAATATGCACCGAGTCAGTCTAAGTATAAAGTTTACATTATTGATGAGGTACATATGCTTACAACAGGTGCGTTCAATGCATTGTTGAAAACATTAGAAGAACCCCCTGCCCATGCGATTTTTATTTTGGCAACCACGGAGCCGCATAAAATACCGCCAACGATTATTTCACGTGCGCAACGTTTTGATTTTAAAGCCATCAATACAAATCATATTATAGAACGATTACGTTATGTTGCGGAATCTCAAAATATTGCTTATGACGAAGAAGCGCTCGCTTTCATTGCCAAAGTGTCTGAAGGCGGCATGCGGGATGCTTTAAGTATTATGGACCAAGCGATTGCCTTTGGAGATGAACGGTTGACTTTAAAAGATGCATTGGACGTCACAGGGAGTTTAGATGAATCAGATTTAAATGCGTTATTTAATGATGTCGTACAGGGGGATGTTCACGCAGCTTTTGAACGTTATCACAGATTTGTCAGCGAAGGTAAAGAAGTGAATCGTTTAATTAACGATATGATTTATTTTGTGCGTGATACGATTATGGTTAAAACGACAGGGGAGACGCCCACGTTTGATGCGCTCGTAGCATTTGATTTAGAAGTACTCTATAAGATGATAGATATCATAAATGACACCCTTGTTTCTATTCGTTTTAGCGTTAACCAAAATGTTCATTTCGAAGTATTGCTCGTGAAACTTTCTGAAATGGTAAAAGAAGTGTCACAAACAGGAGAAGTCGTCGTTAATCACGCACCGTCTGAAACAAACGATGCTATGATGAGACGGATGGAAGCCCTCGAATCAGAACTTCGTACATTAAAAAGTCAAGGCGTGACTGCACCGAGTGCCCCTTCTAAGCCAAAACCGTCTATGCGACGAGGTGGCCATGCGACGTATTCTGTTGAACAAATTGCAAAAGTATTAGATAAAGCGAATAAAGAGGATATTGCACGAATTAAAGAACGTTGGGCAGATGTGATTCAATATGCTAAGGATCGTGACCAAAAATCTTTAGTGAGCTTACTACAAAATTCAGAACCTGTAGCAGCGAGCGAAGACAAAGTACTGGTGAAATTTGAAGAAGAAATCCACTGTGAAATTTTAAAGAAAGATAATGAAAAGAAAGCGAGCGTTGAAAATGTCGTTCGAGACATTATTAATAAATCTGTAGAAGTTGTGGGCGTGCCTGCGGATAAATGGATGCAAGTGCGTAGTGATTATATTGACCAACGTAAACAAGGGCACTCAAAATCGGCAACAACCACGCAACCTCAACAAGACAATGTGGTTCAAAAGGCGAAAGATTTGTTCGGTGAAGAAACCGTTCATATTATCGAAGACGAAACATGA
- a CDS encoding GNAT family N-acetyltransferase: MSIYISTLTENDYEPSLNMIREAFKEMPESDHQEQALVRKLRLEPGYHYELEVIAKDEVGEIIGHALCSPIQIKSHEETFDALALAPVAVKKPYRQKGIGKALIHALEERAQELEYTTIVVLGHPDYYKVLGYELASEHGIKTSFEVPESYVRVKFLWDTLENPPHGEVIYSAPFFD; this comes from the coding sequence ATGTCGATTTATATTAGCACGTTAACTGAAAATGATTATGAGCCTTCTCTTAATATGATTCGTGAGGCTTTTAAAGAGATGCCTGAGTCAGATCATCAAGAGCAAGCGTTGGTTCGAAAATTGCGTCTTGAACCTGGGTATCACTATGAACTTGAAGTGATAGCGAAAGATGAAGTGGGAGAAATTATTGGTCATGCGCTATGTTCCCCTATCCAAATCAAAAGTCACGAGGAAACTTTTGATGCATTAGCTTTGGCTCCGGTTGCAGTGAAAAAGCCTTATCGTCAAAAAGGGATTGGTAAAGCGCTCATTCATGCCTTAGAAGAGCGAGCACAAGAGCTAGAATATACAACAATTGTCGTGCTTGGGCATCCGGATTATTATAAAGTTTTAGGGTACGAGTTAGCTTCAGAGCATGGGATTAAAACTTCCTTCGAAGTGCCGGAGAGTTATGTGAGAGTGAAATTTTTATGGGATACATTAGAAAATCCGCCTCATGGAGAGGTCATTTATTCAGCACCCTTTTTTGATTGA
- the treR gene encoding trehalose operon repressor translates to MKQNKFKLIYEQMRHDILEGNYHYGDQLPSEHQLVENYNVSRETVRKSLNMLVADGMIQKIRGKGSVVIYQGVTEFPFADLMSFKEVKSALHLQHQTVVHTFEKVQASEVPHVKEALRIALDTPLWHFVRYRQVEGVTKIIDEDYVLFELFPDLTEKVVQNSLYDYIENEKGFEISFSSKSITFEPFGDAEREAFGTMSPEYTATVRGIVHLKDTTKFQYNVSKHIATEFKFIDFSRRHKI, encoded by the coding sequence ATGAAACAAAACAAATTCAAACTCATATACGAGCAAATGCGACACGACATCTTAGAGGGGAACTATCATTATGGTGATCAACTCCCCTCTGAACATCAACTGGTAGAAAATTACAACGTGTCACGTGAAACAGTCCGTAAAAGTTTGAATATGCTTGTTGCGGACGGGATGATTCAAAAAATTCGAGGTAAAGGATCTGTTGTGATCTATCAAGGGGTCACAGAGTTTCCATTTGCGGACTTAATGAGCTTTAAAGAAGTTAAGAGCGCTTTGCACTTACAACATCAAACCGTTGTCCATACGTTTGAAAAGGTACAAGCTAGTGAAGTGCCACACGTGAAAGAAGCCCTTCGCATAGCTTTAGATACGCCTTTGTGGCATTTTGTGCGCTATCGCCAAGTAGAAGGCGTGACCAAAATCATAGATGAAGATTATGTGCTCTTTGAATTGTTCCCGGATTTAACTGAGAAGGTCGTTCAAAACTCTCTCTATGATTACATTGAGAATGAAAAAGGCTTTGAAATTAGTTTTTCAAGTAAGTCGATTACTTTCGAACCCTTTGGAGATGCCGAACGTGAAGCATTTGGCACAATGTCACCAGAATATACGGCGACCGTTCGTGGGATTGTTCATTTGAAAGATACAACGAAATTTCAATATAACGTCTCTAAACATATTGCGACGGAGTTTAAGTTTATAGATTTTTCAAGACGGCATAAAATTTAA
- a CDS encoding alpha,alpha-phosphotrehalase, whose protein sequence is MSQQDWKKSVVYQIYVKSFNDTTGSGEGDLQGIIEKLDYLAYLGVDYLWLTPIYDSPMNDNGYDIRDYFKINERFGNEEDLKTLIQEAHARNLKIMLDIVVNHTSTEHQWFQEALTSKASPYRDFYFFKPSEDGPPTNWESKFGGNAWEYDEASDEYYLHLFDVTQADLNWDNPRVRDEVYKIVNHWIALGVDGFRFDVINLISKGEFKNSEAIGKEFYTDGPRVHEFLHELNRNTFGDKEMMTVGEMSSTTLEHCIQYTREDRQELSSVFNFHHLKVDYKDGEKWSNQKFDLQQLKSILMDWQRGIYDGGGWNAIFWCNHDQPRVVSRFGSDENEALRQTSAKTLAIVLHMLQGTPYIYQGEEIGMTDPHFTSIGQYRDVESLNAYEMMQEKGYTEAEILTILGQKSRDNSRTPMQWDKTSHAGFTTGTPWIEVAHNYTTINAEDAIADKNSIFHTYRELIRLRHEYDIITYGDIIPRLMDHPSLFVYERHYHGEIWTIVANMTKDTVTLPETLNIEGRPVIENGKVDKHEIGPYGAIVVAKEKE, encoded by the coding sequence TTGTCACAACAAGATTGGAAAAAGTCTGTCGTGTATCAAATTTATGTGAAATCATTTAATGATACTACCGGAAGCGGTGAAGGGGATTTACAAGGTATCATTGAAAAGTTAGATTACTTAGCTTATTTAGGGGTGGATTATTTATGGTTAACGCCTATTTATGATTCGCCAATGAATGACAATGGTTATGATATACGCGACTATTTCAAAATTAACGAACGTTTTGGGAATGAGGAGGATTTAAAAACGCTCATTCAAGAAGCGCATGCGAGAAATCTTAAAATTATGCTTGATATCGTGGTCAATCATACGTCGACAGAGCATCAATGGTTTCAAGAAGCCTTAACGTCAAAGGCGAGTCCTTATCGTGATTTTTATTTCTTCAAACCGAGCGAAGACGGTCCGCCAACCAATTGGGAATCCAAATTCGGAGGCAATGCATGGGAATACGATGAGGCTTCAGATGAATATTACTTACATCTTTTTGATGTCACTCAAGCGGATTTGAACTGGGACAACCCTCGCGTGCGTGATGAAGTGTATAAAATTGTGAATCATTGGATAGCTTTAGGTGTTGATGGATTTCGTTTTGATGTGATTAATCTCATTTCTAAAGGAGAATTTAAAAATTCAGAAGCGATAGGGAAAGAGTTTTATACTGATGGGCCTCGTGTCCATGAGTTTTTACATGAACTTAATCGCAACACATTCGGTGATAAAGAGATGATGACGGTGGGGGAAATGTCGTCTACTACGCTCGAGCATTGTATTCAATACACACGTGAAGACCGACAAGAATTGAGCAGTGTGTTTAATTTTCATCATTTAAAAGTAGACTACAAAGACGGTGAAAAGTGGTCCAATCAAAAATTTGATTTACAACAGTTGAAATCTATATTAATGGATTGGCAACGCGGAATATACGATGGCGGAGGATGGAATGCGATATTTTGGTGTAACCATGATCAACCTCGGGTCGTATCACGATTTGGAAGTGATGAAAATGAAGCGCTCAGACAAACAAGTGCGAAAACCCTTGCGATCGTGTTGCATATGCTTCAAGGGACACCTTACATTTACCAAGGGGAAGAAATCGGCATGACAGATCCTCATTTTACTTCCATTGGGCAATACCGCGATGTGGAATCCTTAAATGCCTATGAAATGATGCAAGAAAAAGGTTATACAGAAGCTGAAATTTTAACTATTCTTGGTCAAAAATCGCGTGATAACTCTCGAACACCGATGCAGTGGGATAAGACGTCACATGCAGGTTTTACAACTGGAACGCCTTGGATAGAAGTCGCGCATAATTATACGACGATTAATGCTGAAGACGCCATCGCAGATAAAAATTCTATTTTTCACACTTACCGGGAATTGATACGATTGCGTCATGAATATGATATTATCACGTATGGAGATATTATACCGCGGTTGATGGATCACCCTTCACTTTTTGTGTATGAACGACACTATCACGGGGAGATATGGACGATTGTGGCTAACATGACAAAAGATACGGTGACTTTACCCGAGACATTGAATATTGAAGGGCGACCTGTGATTGAAAATGGTAAAGTGGATAAGCATGAAATTGGACCTTACGGAGCGATTGTCGTCGCAAAAGAAAAAGAATAA
- the treP gene encoding PTS system trehalose-specific EIIBC component has translation MAVKKSDVRDIIDAIGGKENLQTATHCVTRLRLVLDDDTKVDKEKLAENPLVKGQFKADNQYQIVIGPGTVDEAYKVLVNETGTSEASKDEAKAMAAKKGNPLQRLIKLLGDIFIPILPAIVTAGLLLGINNVLTMPLINQSPSIVERVPQIADFANIINVIATTAFIFLPALVGWSAMRVFGGNPVLGLVLGLVLMHPQLLSQYDIGKVDKIPAWHIFGLKIEQLNYQGQVLPVLLAAYVLAKIEKALNKVVHDSVKLLVVGPIALLVTGFLAFLIIGPLALIVGKGITGAVTFLFQNAGWLGGAIYGLLYAPLVITGLHHMFLAVDFQLMGSSVGGTYLWPIVAMSNIAQGSAAFGAWYIYKKRKLEKEQSLAITSGVSGFLGVTEPAMFGVNLPLKYPFIAAIVTSMFVGAFIGAAGVIGNVGVGGVPAILSIKQQFWGVYIIGTLVSMIVPFILTIIFSRFSREKAKKMVDETI, from the coding sequence ATGGCTGTGAAAAAGTCAGATGTGCGCGATATTATCGATGCCATAGGAGGAAAAGAAAACCTCCAAACAGCAACACATTGTGTGACGCGTTTACGTTTAGTTTTAGATGATGATACAAAAGTGGATAAAGAAAAATTGGCGGAAAACCCGCTTGTAAAAGGACAGTTTAAAGCAGACAATCAATACCAAATTGTGATTGGACCGGGAACTGTTGATGAAGCTTACAAAGTGTTAGTCAACGAAACAGGAACATCAGAAGCGTCGAAAGATGAAGCGAAAGCCATGGCTGCGAAGAAAGGGAATCCTTTACAGCGGCTCATTAAATTACTAGGAGATATTTTTATTCCGATTTTGCCTGCCATTGTGACGGCCGGTTTATTACTAGGGATTAACAACGTATTAACGATGCCCCTCATCAATCAATCACCATCGATTGTCGAGCGTGTGCCTCAAATTGCAGATTTTGCGAATATTATTAATGTGATAGCCACAACGGCATTTATTTTCTTACCCGCCCTTGTTGGTTGGAGTGCAATGCGTGTCTTTGGTGGAAATCCAGTACTTGGTTTAGTTCTTGGGCTCGTGCTTATGCATCCACAATTATTATCACAATATGACATTGGAAAGGTAGATAAAATTCCAGCTTGGCATATTTTCGGTTTGAAAATCGAACAGTTAAATTATCAAGGACAAGTTTTACCTGTATTACTTGCGGCATATGTCCTTGCGAAAATAGAAAAAGCGTTAAATAAAGTCGTTCATGACTCTGTGAAATTGTTAGTCGTTGGGCCGATTGCGTTATTAGTAACGGGCTTTTTAGCATTTCTGATTATTGGACCTCTTGCATTAATCGTAGGTAAAGGCATCACTGGTGCGGTGACGTTCTTATTCCAAAATGCGGGATGGCTTGGCGGTGCTATTTATGGTTTACTCTATGCGCCACTTGTGATTACAGGATTACATCATATGTTTTTAGCTGTCGACTTCCAATTAATGGGTAGTAGCGTAGGCGGAACGTATTTATGGCCAATTGTCGCAATGTCAAATATTGCCCAAGGTTCTGCAGCTTTTGGGGCATGGTACATTTATAAAAAACGTAAATTAGAAAAAGAACAAAGTTTAGCCATCACTTCAGGTGTTTCTGGCTTTTTAGGGGTCACTGAACCGGCGATGTTTGGTGTCAACTTACCGCTGAAATATCCATTCATTGCTGCGATTGTGACTTCAATGTTTGTAGGTGCATTTATCGGTGCAGCGGGCGTGATTGGTAATGTTGGTGTTGGTGGTGTACCAGCGATCCTTTCTATTAAACAACAATTTTGGGGCGTGTATATTATTGGAACACTCGTTTCAATGATTGTGCCTTTTATATTAACGATTATTTTCTCAAGATTTAGTCGTGAAAAAGCGAAAAAAATGGTCGATGAAACGATTTAA
- a CDS encoding glutamate synthase subunit beta, giving the protein MGEFKGFMKYSKQKLDELPLKDRISNFDPYQSRFTNEDAAQQGARCMDCGTPFCQTGVQIERETLGCPLGNYIPEWNDLVYRGDFKTAYERLSETNNFPDFTGYVCPAPCEASCVMKINRESVAIKGIERTIIDEAFDKGWVKPRRPKVRFNQKVAVIGSGPAGLAAAEELNVLGYTVDVFEKQAQPGGLLTYGIPNMKLDKKTVLRRVKLMEEAGVRFHCNVEIGKEMTKAELDDTYDAIVVCTGAEKPRDLPLEGRMGQGIHFAMDYLTEQTQLLMGETTKQTISAKGKNVVVIGDGDTGADCVATALRDGCKSVVQFNRKAKKPESFEMNEHWPFPEPILKKDYAHQEYEAVFGVEPRAYGIQTMRFDVDEMFQVRGIYAQVQRDQADGSLVGDDREILIPADLVLLAIGFEGVTSQLTQALNLKVNRQKIMADTSDYKTNQPKYFAAGDARRGQSLVVWAIKEGREVAASVHSHLSAKTFV; this is encoded by the coding sequence ATGGGTGAATTTAAAGGGTTTATGAAATATTCAAAACAAAAACTTGATGAGTTACCTTTGAAAGACCGCATTTCAAATTTTGACCCCTACCAATCTCGATTTACTAATGAAGACGCAGCGCAACAAGGCGCACGCTGTATGGATTGTGGGACGCCGTTTTGTCAAACAGGGGTCCAAATCGAACGTGAAACTTTAGGGTGTCCCTTAGGCAACTATATCCCGGAATGGAATGATTTGGTCTATCGTGGGGATTTTAAAACTGCTTATGAACGGCTTTCAGAGACGAATAACTTTCCAGACTTCACGGGGTATGTCTGTCCTGCCCCTTGTGAAGCGTCTTGTGTAATGAAAATTAATCGCGAATCAGTGGCGATTAAAGGCATTGAACGTACGATTATTGATGAAGCCTTTGACAAGGGGTGGGTAAAGCCACGGCGACCAAAAGTGCGTTTCAACCAAAAAGTCGCTGTTATTGGGAGTGGTCCAGCCGGGCTCGCTGCAGCAGAAGAACTGAATGTCCTTGGTTATACGGTAGATGTATTTGAAAAACAAGCGCAACCCGGAGGATTATTAACTTATGGCATCCCGAACATGAAATTAGATAAAAAGACCGTTTTACGTCGCGTGAAATTAATGGAAGAAGCGGGCGTGCGTTTTCACTGTAATGTTGAAATCGGTAAAGAAATGACTAAAGCAGAACTCGATGACACATATGATGCCATCGTCGTCTGCACAGGTGCTGAAAAACCTCGGGATCTTCCGCTAGAAGGACGAATGGGTCAAGGGATTCATTTTGCGATGGATTATTTAACAGAACAAACACAACTTTTGATGGGCGAAACTACAAAACAAACGATTTCTGCCAAAGGAAAAAATGTAGTCGTGATTGGCGACGGAGACACAGGAGCAGATTGTGTGGCAACAGCACTGCGTGATGGATGTAAATCCGTTGTACAATTTAACCGTAAAGCAAAAAAACCAGAAAGTTTTGAGATGAATGAGCATTGGCCATTTCCTGAACCGATTTTGAAAAAGGATTATGCCCACCAAGAATATGAAGCCGTCTTTGGTGTAGAACCCAGAGCATACGGAATTCAAACGATGCGGTTCGATGTAGATGAGATGTTTCAAGTACGTGGCATTTATGCACAAGTCCAACGCGATCAAGCGGACGGTTCACTTGTAGGAGATGATCGAGAGATTTTAATTCCTGCAGATTTGGTATTGCTTGCGATTGGCTTTGAAGGTGTAACGTCTCAACTAACACAAGCATTAAATTTAAAAGTGAACCGTCAAAAAATTATGGCAGATACGTCAGATTACAAAACAAATCAGCCTAAATATTTCGCAGCTGGGGATGCACGTAGAGGTCAAAGTCTCGTAGTCTGGGCCATCAAAGAAGGGCGTGAAGTCGCAGCTTCCGTACATTCACACTTAAGTGCTAAAACTTTTGTTTAA